One genomic segment of Blastopirellula marina includes these proteins:
- a CDS encoding ATP-binding protein — MALSEDRPINDRARELLEEHRDSIYRRTDHMFAWLMLFQWIAGIGIALWVSPYSWAGRTQYIHPHIWSALVVGGLICSLPILLARYYPGKAITRQTIAVGQALASALLIHLMGGRIEAHFHIFGSLAFLAFYRDWKVLVTASIVVAVDHLVRGLLWPESLYGISLFGWHRSLEHVGWIVFEDVFLIYSTWISCREMTVIANRRAEMEKMQAEVEREVTERTREIELQRLVLQESHERLERQTIELRKAIESSEGANRAKSAFLANMSHEIRTPLTAILGFADVLLETGDIYKAPVERIDAIETIRRNGSHLISLINDLLDFSKIEAGKFQVENLPCSLHRLIADIRQLMQVRAEEKKLNINVEYSGPIPEMILTDPTRLRQILMNLLSNAIKFTHEGNVNMNVGLVGKAPNRRIQIDVTDTGIGISEEMRGKLFQPFTQADGSMSRRFGGTGLGLTISKRFAELLGGDLTILETSHTGTTFRLTIDPGPLHNVTFQEPETTYSAPDLEKSKPSDTKNALRELKILLVEDGPDNQRLISFLLKKAGAEVDMAENGELGYQKATAASESGSPFDVILMDMQMPIMDGYTASTKLRADGYNGPIIALTAHAMAEDRNRCIEAGCTDYTTKPVDRAKLIELIRFHAEAASV; from the coding sequence ATGGCGTTAAGTGAAGATCGTCCCATCAACGACCGAGCTCGCGAGTTGCTGGAAGAGCATCGCGATTCGATCTATCGCCGCACGGACCACATGTTCGCGTGGCTCATGCTCTTTCAGTGGATTGCTGGAATCGGGATCGCGCTGTGGGTTTCGCCTTACTCCTGGGCTGGTCGAACGCAATACATTCATCCCCATATCTGGTCGGCCTTGGTCGTCGGCGGGCTGATCTGTAGCTTACCGATATTGTTGGCCAGGTACTATCCCGGCAAGGCCATCACCCGGCAGACCATTGCGGTCGGGCAGGCTTTAGCATCGGCACTGCTGATTCACCTGATGGGTGGCCGCATTGAAGCGCACTTTCATATCTTCGGTTCGTTAGCGTTTCTCGCGTTCTATCGAGACTGGAAAGTCCTGGTTACCGCGTCGATCGTTGTCGCGGTCGATCACCTGGTGCGTGGCTTACTGTGGCCGGAATCGCTCTACGGCATTTCGCTATTCGGTTGGCATCGGTCCCTGGAACACGTCGGCTGGATAGTCTTCGAGGATGTCTTCTTGATTTACTCGACCTGGATCAGCTGTCGCGAAATGACAGTGATCGCCAATCGCCGCGCCGAGATGGAGAAGATGCAGGCCGAAGTCGAACGGGAAGTGACCGAGCGAACCCGCGAGATTGAACTGCAGCGTTTGGTTCTGCAGGAATCGCACGAACGCCTCGAACGACAAACCATCGAGCTTCGCAAGGCCATCGAATCCAGCGAGGGTGCCAACCGGGCCAAGAGCGCCTTCTTGGCAAACATGAGCCACGAAATCCGCACTCCACTGACCGCCATCCTGGGGTTTGCCGACGTGCTGCTGGAAACGGGCGACATTTACAAGGCACCTGTCGAACGCATTGATGCCATCGAAACAATTCGTCGAAATGGCTCGCACTTGATTTCGCTGATCAATGACTTACTGGACTTCTCGAAAATCGAAGCCGGCAAGTTCCAAGTCGAGAACTTGCCCTGCTCGCTGCATCGCCTGATTGCCGACATTCGCCAGTTGATGCAAGTCCGCGCAGAAGAAAAGAAGCTGAACATCAACGTGGAATACAGTGGTCCGATTCCCGAAATGATTCTGACCGACCCAACCCGACTGCGGCAGATCCTGATGAATCTGCTCAGTAACGCGATCAAGTTTACGCATGAAGGCAACGTAAACATGAACGTCGGCCTGGTCGGCAAGGCACCCAATCGCAGAATTCAGATCGATGTAACCGATACCGGCATCGGCATCTCGGAAGAAATGCGTGGCAAACTTTTCCAACCATTCACCCAAGCGGATGGTTCGATGTCGCGTCGTTTCGGTGGAACCGGCCTGGGACTGACTATCAGTAAACGCTTCGCGGAACTCCTGGGAGGAGATCTGACGATTCTGGAAACATCGCATACCGGAACCACCTTCCGCCTGACCATTGACCCAGGCCCGCTCCACAACGTGACCTTCCAAGAGCCGGAAACGACCTATTCCGCACCGGATCTGGAAAAGAGCAAGCCGAGCGATACCAAGAATGCGCTGCGTGAGCTGAAGATCTTGCTTGTCGAAGATGGCCCGGACAATCAGCGTCTGATTTCGTTCCTGCTGAAAAAAGCAGGGGCTGAAGTCGACATGGCAGAAAATGGCGAGCTCGGCTACCAGAAAGCGACGGCTGCCAGCGAATCGGGCAGCCCTTTCGATGTTATCCTGATGGACATGCAGATGCCGATCATGGATGGCTACACGGCCTCGACCAAACTGCGTGCCGACGGATACAACGGACCGATTATCGCGTTAACCGCCCATGCGATGGCCGAGGATCGTAATCGCTGTATCGAAGCGGGCTGCACGGACTACACGACGAAACCAGTCGATCGCGCCAAGCTCATCGAACTAATCCGCTTCCATGCCGAAGCCGCATCGGTTTAG
- a CDS encoding adenosylmethionine-8-amino-7-oxononanoate aminotransferase, translated as MPSRISGKVVSISETGDAITDLAHDQLVDVPQDDRTSIECGGHTTLGIYPLDHDQPEMTYVAVLGGSGYLELSLIGDSAAKFLGLKVNDDVTIKW; from the coding sequence GTGCCGAGTCGCATCTCCGGAAAAGTCGTATCCATCTCGGAAACGGGAGACGCCATTACCGACTTGGCTCATGACCAATTGGTGGACGTCCCTCAAGACGATCGGACTTCCATCGAGTGCGGGGGGCACACTACGCTAGGCATTTATCCGCTTGATCACGACCAGCCTGAGATGACTTATGTGGCGGTTCTCGGCGGTAGCGGATACCTGGAATTGTCGCTCATTGGGGACAGTGCCGCGAAGTTCCTGGGACTGAAAGTCAACGACGACGTCACGATTAAGTGGTAG
- a CDS encoding APC family permease translates to MTHNPNESAASNASSGVTSSDAQTEVDHQPRKFGFWAAYFLVVASMVGAGILTSSGFTLHDTANPAALMVIWVLGGLLALCGTVTIAELATMLPRAGSDYLFVREAFGREAGIVVGWATFVLGFAAPTAVVARLSANYLSIPMIEHFDLGLAAPYLEPGLATLFVTILMTIHCLGHRESSGLQVLSTLVKIFLLVSLVVIGLSFGQGDWGHFAASHVPDSSEFFTLGIGLIYVSYAYTGWNAAAYVAGEVRDPERLLPRSLIAGCASVMGLYLLVNLTYVFALDPQEMTQLSIPEVIPVAQLAAKKLFGSQVADVVSILLGLGMLASVSAYMLSGPRIAFAMANDGAFPRFASRLHDRRQTPVAAIIAQGLVAIGMVWAGPFLAILNYTAIGLAVVSGLVVASIFPLRHREDLPHPYRLPLYPLPPVLYLALMGWIVATGLLQDVQGLQLDEPKLPTTMLSLLTILLGLPVAYFLARRSRPA, encoded by the coding sequence ATGACGCACAACCCTAACGAATCGGCAGCGTCCAACGCTTCTTCTGGCGTGACCTCGTCAGATGCACAGACCGAAGTGGATCATCAGCCGCGGAAGTTTGGCTTCTGGGCAGCTTACTTTCTGGTTGTCGCCAGCATGGTTGGGGCTGGGATATTGACTTCGTCCGGGTTCACTTTGCACGACACCGCCAACCCGGCGGCGTTGATGGTGATCTGGGTGTTGGGCGGGCTGCTCGCTTTGTGCGGAACGGTCACCATCGCGGAACTGGCCACCATGCTTCCCAGGGCTGGTAGTGACTATCTCTTCGTGCGAGAAGCATTCGGACGCGAAGCTGGCATTGTCGTCGGCTGGGCGACGTTCGTGCTGGGCTTTGCCGCACCGACGGCCGTTGTGGCACGCCTGTCGGCAAACTACCTTTCGATTCCCATGATCGAGCACTTCGACTTGGGGCTTGCAGCACCTTATCTGGAGCCAGGGCTGGCCACGCTGTTTGTGACAATCCTGATGACGATTCATTGCCTGGGGCATCGCGAGAGTAGCGGTTTGCAGGTTCTTTCGACGCTCGTAAAAATCTTTCTGCTGGTGAGTCTGGTCGTGATTGGCTTGAGCTTCGGCCAGGGGGACTGGGGGCACTTTGCTGCCAGCCATGTGCCCGATTCGAGCGAGTTTTTCACGCTGGGAATAGGATTGATTTACGTCAGTTACGCTTACACCGGCTGGAATGCAGCGGCCTACGTGGCTGGCGAAGTGCGCGATCCGGAACGTCTGTTGCCGCGCAGTTTGATCGCCGGGTGTGCGTCGGTGATGGGGCTTTATTTGCTGGTGAACCTGACGTACGTGTTCGCCTTGGATCCGCAGGAGATGACTCAGTTGAGTATTCCGGAAGTCATTCCGGTTGCTCAGTTGGCGGCCAAGAAGCTCTTTGGCAGCCAGGTCGCAGACGTGGTTTCGATTCTGTTGGGTCTGGGCATGTTGGCTTCCGTGAGTGCTTATATGCTTTCCGGACCACGTATTGCATTCGCGATGGCCAACGACGGTGCGTTTCCTCGCTTCGCTTCCAGGCTGCATGACCGCCGTCAGACACCTGTCGCTGCGATTATTGCACAAGGTCTTGTTGCGATCGGCATGGTTTGGGCAGGCCCATTTTTGGCGATCCTGAACTACACGGCGATCGGTCTGGCTGTGGTATCAGGGCTGGTGGTTGCCAGCATCTTTCCGCTGCGGCATCGCGAGGACTTGCCGCACCCTTATCGATTGCCGCTTTATCCGCTGCCCCCAGTTTTGTATTTGGCCCTAATGGGATGGATTGTGGCGACGGGGTTATTGCAAGACGTGCAGGGGCTACAACTCGACGAGCCCAAATTGCCGACAACCATGCTCAGCTTGCTGACGATCTTGCTGGGATTGCCGGTGGCCTACTTCCTGGCTCGACGTAGTCGTCCCGCCTAA
- a CDS encoding S-adenosyl-l-methionine hydroxide adenosyltransferase family protein yields MFTPSGIIALTTDFQSDSFYVAEMKVAAHQIARDAMIVDVTHAIPPQDIQQASWTLLRALEAFPEGTVHVCVVDPGVGTERKILAVIIHGQAVIAPDNGLFDVIASRYHVAAAIELNNEVYFGPRRSRTFHGRDIMAPVAAHLVRGIPLMSLGEAIHRPLVTDQAKAKVFAEREGDEIHGQFVYADSFGNCVTSIFEDDIPEDWDRRQLKVESGLFSVDGIVSTYGEREPGESAALLGSSGQVEWAVVQGSAAQKYGFEAGMAVKIVREKA; encoded by the coding sequence ATGTTCACTCCTAGCGGAATCATCGCTCTTACCACCGACTTTCAGAGTGACTCGTTCTACGTCGCTGAAATGAAAGTCGCCGCGCATCAGATTGCGCGTGATGCGATGATCGTCGATGTCACGCATGCTATTCCTCCGCAAGATATCCAGCAGGCGAGTTGGACGCTACTTCGCGCTTTGGAAGCGTTCCCCGAAGGGACGGTGCATGTTTGCGTGGTCGATCCAGGTGTGGGCACCGAGCGTAAGATTTTGGCTGTGATCATTCACGGCCAGGCAGTGATTGCGCCGGACAACGGGCTATTTGATGTGATCGCGTCCAGGTACCACGTTGCAGCCGCGATCGAACTGAATAACGAAGTCTATTTCGGTCCGCGTCGCTCTCGTACATTCCATGGACGCGACATCATGGCCCCCGTGGCCGCGCACCTGGTGCGTGGGATTCCCCTGATGAGTCTCGGCGAAGCTATTCATCGTCCGCTGGTTACCGACCAGGCGAAGGCCAAGGTATTCGCCGAACGCGAAGGAGACGAGATTCACGGGCAGTTTGTCTACGCCGACTCGTTCGGGAACTGTGTGACGAGCATTTTTGAAGACGACATCCCCGAAGACTGGGATCGAAGGCAGTTGAAAGTAGAGTCGGGATTGTTCTCGGTCGACGGTATCGTTTCCACGTATGGAGAGCGTGAGCCAGGGGAATCCGCGGCATTGCTGGGCTCGTCTGGGCAGGTGGAGTGGGCGGTCGTTCAGGGAAGTGCCGCCCAAAAGTATGGGTTTGAGGCGGGGATGGCGGTTAAGATCGTGCGTGAAAAGGCTTGA